A stretch of the Streptomyces sp. NBC_01428 genome encodes the following:
- a CDS encoding serine/threonine-protein kinase, with amino-acid sequence MAESRLIQGRYRLLDLIGRGGMGEVWRARDESLGRHVAVKCLKPLGPHHDQAFTGVLRERFRREARVAAALQHRGVTVVHDFGEADGLLYLVMELLEGLNLGQALEENEHRPLAVDEVIDIAGQVTAALDYTHRQGIVHRDLKPANIMRLNDGTVKICDFGIARLGHDIGFTSRLTGTGIAMGTPHYMSPEQISGSEVDERSDLYSFGCVLYEIATGAPPFDLEDAWSILVGHRDTVPEPPRRHRAELPEYLELIILDLLAKEPGQRPRDARELAHRIDAGRGTPRYVPTVVTPAVGPSSSAQRSFRSATPSGEEQSSHASRLPSWTEGMTTGHKATGAGLRTTPPDPSAGLTGEWIARPSTTVTSRRSAAERPAPSKESLTALAGRHDSGLSLGRRGRWAEAGEVHRSVAAEREHLLGPDHPDTLTSHYEVGFTLSRTGRPAEALGEYARVAQSRERVLGADHPDTLAARQEMAYVLGQLGRHFEAHQAYTSVLAVRERVMGADHPDTLRCRHNLAFNLSRLGRLEDSYRMAGEVAAARGRVLGATHPDTLVTRFEVGYALGQLGRWTEALQTYREVAESRSRALGPDHPDTLAARYEVGISLGRLGRSAQALDLYRALVDDRTRAHGPDHPETLRARHGLGVNLGRMARWEEALAESRDVCALRERVLGADHPDTLVSRREVAVGLGWLGRWADALTEYRRVATAREQVLGPDHPDTLASRNDEAHCLEQLGHRQEAAELYRRVAVLRQQRAAAGHRSGLS; translated from the coding sequence ATGGCGGAGAGCAGGCTGATCCAGGGCCGGTACCGGCTGCTGGATCTCATCGGGCGCGGCGGCATGGGCGAGGTGTGGCGGGCGCGCGACGAGTCGCTGGGACGCCACGTGGCCGTCAAGTGCCTCAAACCGCTCGGCCCGCACCACGACCAGGCCTTCACCGGCGTGCTGCGGGAGCGGTTCCGGCGCGAGGCGCGGGTGGCGGCCGCCCTCCAGCACCGCGGGGTGACCGTAGTCCACGACTTCGGTGAGGCCGACGGCCTGCTGTATCTGGTGATGGAACTGCTGGAGGGACTCAACCTCGGCCAGGCACTGGAGGAGAACGAGCACCGCCCCCTCGCCGTCGACGAGGTGATCGACATCGCCGGACAGGTGACCGCCGCGCTCGACTACACCCACCGGCAGGGCATCGTGCACCGGGATCTGAAGCCGGCGAACATCATGCGGCTGAACGACGGCACCGTGAAGATCTGCGACTTCGGTATCGCCCGGCTCGGGCACGACATCGGGTTCACCTCACGGCTCACCGGCACCGGCATCGCGATGGGCACCCCGCACTACATGTCACCGGAGCAGATCAGCGGTTCGGAGGTCGACGAGCGCAGCGACCTCTACTCGTTCGGCTGCGTGCTCTACGAAATAGCCACCGGGGCACCGCCGTTCGACCTGGAGGACGCCTGGTCCATCCTGGTCGGCCACCGCGACACCGTGCCCGAGCCACCCCGCCGCCACCGCGCGGAACTGCCGGAGTACCTGGAGCTGATCATCCTCGACCTGCTCGCGAAGGAGCCCGGGCAGCGCCCGCGGGACGCCCGGGAACTCGCCCACCGGATCGACGCCGGGCGCGGCACACCCCGGTACGTGCCGACGGTCGTCACCCCCGCCGTCGGGCCGTCCTCCTCGGCACAGCGGTCGTTCCGTTCCGCCACCCCGTCGGGCGAGGAGCAGTCCTCGCACGCGTCACGGCTGCCGTCCTGGACCGAGGGCATGACGACCGGCCACAAGGCCACCGGCGCGGGACTGCGCACCACTCCGCCGGACCCCTCGGCCGGACTGACCGGCGAGTGGATCGCCCGCCCCTCGACCACCGTGACATCGCGGCGGTCCGCCGCCGAACGACCCGCACCGTCGAAGGAGTCGCTCACCGCCCTCGCCGGGCGGCACGACTCCGGACTGAGCCTCGGACGGCGCGGCCGGTGGGCCGAGGCGGGCGAGGTCCACCGCTCCGTCGCCGCCGAACGCGAGCACCTCCTGGGGCCCGACCACCCCGACACGCTCACCAGCCACTACGAGGTCGGCTTCACCCTCAGCCGCACCGGCCGCCCCGCCGAGGCGCTCGGCGAGTACGCCCGGGTCGCGCAGTCCCGCGAGCGCGTGCTCGGCGCCGATCATCCCGACACCCTCGCCGCCCGGCAGGAAATGGCTTACGTGCTGGGCCAGTTGGGCCGCCACTTCGAGGCCCACCAGGCGTACACGTCGGTGCTCGCCGTCCGCGAACGCGTCATGGGCGCCGACCATCCGGACACCCTGCGCTGCCGCCACAACCTCGCCTTCAACCTCAGCCGGCTCGGACGCCTGGAGGACTCGTACCGCATGGCCGGCGAGGTCGCCGCCGCCCGGGGCCGCGTGCTCGGCGCGACGCATCCCGACACGCTCGTCACCCGCTTCGAAGTCGGCTACGCACTCGGCCAGTTGGGACGCTGGACCGAGGCGCTGCAGACCTACCGGGAGGTCGCGGAGAGCCGCTCCCGGGCGCTCGGCCCAGACCACCCGGACACCCTCGCCGCCCGCTACGAGGTCGGTATCAGCCTCGGCCGGCTCGGCCGCAGCGCCCAGGCCCTCGACCTCTACAGAGCGCTCGTCGACGACCGCACCCGTGCGCACGGCCCCGACCACCCCGAGACCCTGCGCGCCCGCCACGGCCTCGGCGTGAACCTCGGCCGCATGGCCCGCTGGGAGGAGGCGCTCGCCGAGTCCCGCGACGTGTGCGCGCTGCGCGAGCGGGTCCTCGGCGCGGACCACCCCGACACCCTCGTCAGCCGCCGCGAGGTCGCCGTCGGCCTCGGCTGGCTCGGCCGCTGGGCCGACGCCCTCACCGAGTACCGTCGCGTCGCGACCGCCCGCGAGCAGGTGCTGGGCCCCGACCACCCCGACACCCTGGCCAGCCGCAACGACGAGGCGCACTGCCTGGAGCAGTTGGGCCACCGCCAGGAGGCCGCGGAGCTGTACCGACGCGTGGCCGTGCTGCGGCAGCAGCGGGCGGCCGCAGGACACCGCAGCGGCCTCTCCTGA
- a CDS encoding phytoene desaturase family protein: MPAHEGYDTVIVGGGHNGLVAAAYLARAGQSVLVLERLGNTGGAAVSTRPFAGVDARLSRYSYLVSLLPRKIVRDLGLDFRVRGRTVSSYTPVERDGRPTGLLVGGGERRTREAFARLTGSNREYEAWQRFYALTGRVARNVFPTLTEPLPTREELRARVDDEEAWRILFEEPVGAAVEEYFTDDLVRGVVLTDALIGTFADAHDPSLRQNRCFLYHVIGGGTGAWDVPVGGMGALTDAIAGAARGAGAVIATGHEVLRIDTDGRSAEIGYRTADGEGVVAARHVLVNASPQELARLTGDEPPAPAEGAQLKVNMLLKRLPRLRDTSVDPREAFSGTFHIAEGYEQLAAAHAQAASGELPAAPPSEIYCHSLTDPSILGRDLAEQGYQTLTLFGLHTPARLFERDNDGVRDELLKSTLAQLETHLAEPLADCLATDADGRPCIEAKTPLDLERDLRLPGGNIFHRDLAFPYAQEGTGRWGVETRHANVMLCGAGAVRGGGVSGVPGHNAAKAVLEALGAAG, translated from the coding sequence ATGCCTGCACACGAGGGATACGACACCGTGATCGTCGGCGGGGGCCACAACGGACTCGTCGCCGCCGCCTACCTGGCCCGGGCCGGACAGTCCGTGCTGGTGCTGGAGCGGCTGGGGAACACCGGCGGCGCCGCCGTGTCCACCCGGCCGTTCGCCGGAGTCGACGCGCGTCTTTCGCGCTACTCGTACCTGGTGAGCCTGCTGCCCCGGAAGATCGTGCGGGACCTCGGCCTCGACTTCCGCGTCCGCGGCCGCACGGTCTCCTCGTACACGCCCGTCGAACGGGACGGACGGCCCACGGGACTGCTCGTCGGCGGGGGCGAGCGCCGTACCCGCGAGGCCTTCGCCCGACTGACCGGTTCGAACCGCGAGTACGAGGCGTGGCAGCGCTTCTACGCGCTGACCGGACGGGTCGCCCGGAACGTGTTCCCCACCCTCACCGAGCCCCTGCCGACCCGGGAGGAGCTGCGGGCCCGCGTCGACGACGAGGAGGCCTGGCGCATCCTCTTCGAGGAGCCCGTCGGCGCCGCCGTCGAGGAGTACTTCACCGACGACCTCGTCCGCGGCGTCGTCCTGACCGACGCGCTCATCGGCACCTTCGCCGACGCCCACGATCCGTCGCTGCGCCAGAACCGCTGCTTCCTCTACCACGTGATCGGCGGCGGGACCGGCGCCTGGGACGTACCCGTCGGGGGCATGGGCGCGCTCACCGACGCGATCGCCGGCGCGGCCCGCGGCGCCGGCGCGGTGATCGCCACCGGGCACGAGGTGCTGCGCATCGACACCGACGGCCGGTCCGCCGAGATCGGCTACCGCACGGCCGACGGAGAGGGCGTCGTCGCGGCCCGCCACGTCCTGGTGAACGCCTCGCCGCAGGAGCTCGCGCGGCTCACCGGCGACGAACCGCCGGCCCCCGCCGAGGGCGCGCAGCTCAAGGTGAACATGCTGCTGAAGCGACTGCCGCGGCTGCGAGACACCTCCGTCGACCCGCGCGAGGCGTTCTCCGGGACCTTCCACATCGCCGAGGGGTACGAACAGCTCGCCGCCGCGCACGCGCAGGCCGCGTCCGGCGAACTGCCCGCCGCGCCGCCCTCGGAGATCTACTGCCACTCGCTCACCGACCCGAGCATCCTCGGCCGGGACCTGGCCGAGCAGGGGTACCAGACGCTCACCCTCTTCGGACTGCACACGCCGGCCCGGCTCTTCGAGCGCGACAACGACGGCGTACGGGACGAGCTGCTGAAGTCGACGCTGGCACAGCTGGAGACGCACCTCGCCGAGCCGCTCGCGGACTGTCTGGCCACCGACGCGGACGGCAGGCCGTGCATCGAGGCGAAGACGCCGCTGGACCTGGAGCGCGACCTGCGCCTGCCGGGCGGCAACATCTTCCACCGTGACCTCGCCTTCCCGTACGCGCAGGAGGGCACCGGCCGTTGGGGCGTCGAGACGCGGCACGCCAACGTGATGCTGTGCGGGGCGGGCGCGGTGCGGGGCGGCGGGGTGAGCGGGGTGCCGGGCCACAACGCCGCGAAGGCCGTGCTGGAGGCCCTGGGCGCGGCCGGTTAG
- a CDS encoding acyl-CoA synthetase: protein MSTAPNGFWAQAAADPDRVVLVTPTGEEWTAGRLHAASNRLVHGLRAAGLTRGDAFAVVLPNGVEFFVAYLAASQGGLYLVPVNHHLVGPEIAWIVSDSGAKVLIAHERFADAARHAADEAKLPGDRRYAVGAIDGFRPYAELLDGQPESAPDDRTLGWVMNYTSGTTGRPRGIRRPLPGKLPEESYLGGFLAIFGIRPFDDNVHLVCSPLYHTAVLQFAGASLHIGHRLVLMDKWTPEEMLRVIDVHRCTHTHMVPTQFHRLLALPEEARARYDVSSMRHAIHGAAPCPDHVKRAMIEWWGRSVEEYYAASEGGGAFATAEDWLKKPGTVGKAWPISELAVFDDDGNRLPPGELGTVYLKMSTGGFSYHKDEGKTRKNRIGDFFTVGDLGYLDEDGYLFLRDRKIDMIISGGVNIYPAEIESALLAHPAVADAAAFGIPHDEWGEEVKAVIEPAPGHEPGPALAEAVLTHCATLLAGYKRPKSVDFVETMPRDPNGKLYKRRLREPYWEGRTRAL, encoded by the coding sequence ATGAGCACCGCCCCCAACGGTTTCTGGGCCCAGGCCGCGGCCGACCCCGACCGCGTCGTCCTCGTCACCCCCACCGGCGAGGAGTGGACCGCGGGACGCCTGCACGCCGCCTCCAACCGGCTCGTCCACGGACTGCGCGCCGCGGGTCTCACTCGCGGCGACGCGTTCGCGGTCGTCCTCCCGAACGGCGTCGAGTTCTTCGTCGCCTACCTCGCCGCCTCGCAGGGCGGCCTCTACCTCGTGCCCGTCAACCACCACCTCGTCGGCCCGGAGATCGCCTGGATCGTCTCCGACTCCGGCGCCAAGGTCCTCATCGCCCACGAACGGTTCGCCGACGCGGCCCGGCACGCGGCCGACGAGGCGAAGCTGCCCGGTGACCGGCGCTACGCCGTCGGCGCGATCGACGGCTTCCGCCCCTACGCCGAACTCCTCGACGGGCAGCCGGAGTCGGCACCGGACGACCGCACGCTCGGCTGGGTCATGAACTACACCTCCGGGACCACCGGCCGCCCGCGCGGCATCCGGCGCCCGCTGCCCGGCAAGCTCCCCGAGGAGTCCTACCTCGGCGGCTTCCTGGCGATCTTCGGCATCCGCCCCTTCGACGACAACGTGCACCTCGTCTGTTCGCCGCTGTACCACACCGCGGTGCTCCAGTTCGCGGGCGCGTCCCTGCACATCGGACACCGGCTGGTCCTGATGGACAAGTGGACGCCGGAGGAGATGCTGCGGGTCATCGACGTACACCGGTGCACCCACACCCATATGGTGCCGACCCAGTTCCACCGGCTGCTGGCCCTCCCCGAGGAGGCCCGGGCACGTTACGACGTCTCCTCGATGCGGCACGCCATCCACGGGGCGGCCCCCTGCCCCGACCATGTGAAGCGCGCCATGATCGAATGGTGGGGCCGGAGCGTGGAGGAGTACTACGCGGCCAGCGAGGGCGGCGGCGCCTTCGCGACGGCCGAGGACTGGCTGAAGAAGCCCGGCACCGTCGGCAAGGCGTGGCCCATCAGCGAGCTCGCCGTCTTCGACGACGACGGGAACCGGCTGCCGCCCGGTGAACTCGGCACCGTCTACCTGAAGATGAGCACCGGCGGGTTCTCCTACCACAAGGACGAGGGCAAGACGCGGAAGAACCGGATCGGTGACTTCTTCACCGTGGGGGACCTGGGCTACCTCGACGAGGACGGCTATCTCTTCCTGCGCGACCGCAAGATCGACATGATCATCTCGGGCGGCGTGAACATCTACCCGGCCGAGATCGAGTCCGCCCTGCTCGCCCACCCCGCGGTGGCCGACGCCGCGGCCTTCGGCATCCCGCACGACGAGTGGGGCGAGGAGGTCAAGGCCGTGATCGAACCCGCCCCCGGCCACGAACCCGGCCCCGCCCTCGCCGAGGCCGTCCTCACCCACTGCGCGACCCTCCTCGCCGGCTACAAACGCCCCAAGAGCGTCGACTTCGTCGAAACGATGCCCCGCGACCCCAACGGAAAGCTCTACAAACGACGCCTGCGGGAGCCGTACTGGGAGGGCAGGACACGGGCGTTGTGA
- a CDS encoding serine hydrolase yields the protein MTEGAKNGPAQARYRTGGGLTRRQWGAGVLAVGGALALGPFPAGPAAAATADGRRTLRHGTPEQAGLLAGPLRQLVTDAEAFLGPSPRHPWFAGAVLLAGRGSTVALHQPIGKAVRYAGYDESTDSGVEFPADEQIAATRDTVYDLASVSKLFTSILAVQQIERGTLELEATVASYLPQFAGGGKQDVTIRQLLTHTSGFRSWIPLYNAPTREGKLQLVWDEALLNPPGTAYLYSDLNLISLQLVLEKLTGRTLDVLLRDEITGPLGMDRTRYNPPASWKPRIAATEDARLPWSGLDRGLVWGEVHDENAYSLGGVAGHAGVFSCAWDLAVLGRTLLNGGAYGRARILRPETVDLMFTDFNTAFPGDEHGLGFELYQHWYMGAMATPRTAGHTGFTGTSIVLDPTTDSFLIVLGNSVHPVRTWRSGSAPRVAAGTDMARAVAVRPASGRTSWFAGTASATTATLTLPPLDTTGGPARLGCALWWDTEPGSDPLVLEASTDGGVSWRPVPFTTRHGSEDPREHPAGTATGWSGRVWHRLGAELPADPALALRWRYTTDTLYVGRGVYVDALRVVSGRRVVFDESRPADAARITPAGWVASRD from the coding sequence ATGACCGAAGGCGCGAAGAACGGACCGGCACAGGCACGCTACAGAACCGGCGGCGGACTGACACGTCGTCAATGGGGCGCGGGTGTCCTGGCGGTGGGCGGTGCGCTGGCTCTCGGCCCGTTCCCGGCGGGGCCCGCGGCGGCCGCGACGGCTGACGGCAGACGGACCCTGCGGCACGGCACCCCGGAACAGGCCGGCCTGCTCGCCGGCCCCCTGCGCCAACTGGTCACGGACGCCGAGGCGTTCCTCGGACCCTCGCCCCGGCACCCGTGGTTCGCCGGTGCCGTCCTGCTCGCCGGGCGCGGCTCCACCGTGGCCCTGCACCAGCCGATCGGCAAGGCCGTGCGGTACGCGGGCTACGACGAGAGCACCGACTCCGGCGTGGAGTTCCCCGCCGACGAGCAGATCGCGGCGACCCGCGACACGGTCTACGACCTCGCGTCGGTCTCCAAGCTCTTCACGTCGATCCTCGCCGTGCAGCAGATCGAACGGGGCACCCTGGAGCTGGAGGCCACCGTCGCCTCGTACCTCCCGCAGTTCGCGGGCGGCGGCAAGCAGGACGTGACGATTCGTCAACTCCTGACGCACACCTCGGGGTTCCGCTCCTGGATCCCCCTCTACAACGCGCCGACCCGGGAGGGGAAGCTCCAGCTCGTCTGGGACGAGGCGCTCCTCAACCCGCCCGGCACGGCCTACCTCTACTCCGACCTGAACCTCATCTCGCTCCAGCTGGTCCTGGAGAAGCTGACCGGCCGGACTCTCGACGTCCTCCTGCGCGACGAGATCACCGGCCCGCTCGGCATGGACCGCACGCGCTACAACCCGCCCGCCTCCTGGAAGCCCCGGATCGCGGCCACCGAGGACGCCCGGCTGCCCTGGTCGGGACTGGACCGCGGGCTGGTGTGGGGCGAGGTCCACGACGAGAACGCGTACTCCCTCGGCGGAGTCGCCGGTCACGCCGGTGTCTTCTCCTGCGCCTGGGACCTGGCGGTCCTCGGCCGGACCCTGCTCAACGGAGGCGCCTACGGCAGGGCCCGCATCCTGCGCCCGGAGACGGTGGACCTGATGTTCACCGACTTCAACACCGCCTTCCCGGGCGACGAACACGGCCTGGGCTTCGAGCTCTACCAGCACTGGTACATGGGCGCGATGGCGACGCCGCGCACGGCGGGCCACACCGGCTTCACGGGAACCTCGATCGTGCTCGACCCGACGACCGACTCGTTCCTGATCGTGCTCGGCAACTCCGTCCACCCCGTGCGCACCTGGCGGTCCGGCTCCGCTCCCCGGGTCGCCGCCGGCACCGACATGGCGCGTGCCGTCGCGGTGCGTCCCGCGTCCGGCCGTACGTCCTGGTTCGCCGGGACCGCGAGCGCCACGACGGCGACCCTGACGCTGCCCCCGCTCGACACCACCGGCGGTCCCGCCCGCCTCGGCTGCGCCCTGTGGTGGGACACGGAGCCCGGCTCCGACCCGCTCGTCCTCGAGGCGTCCACCGACGGCGGCGTGAGCTGGAGGCCCGTCCCGTTCACGACCCGGCACGGCTCCGAGGACCCGCGGGAGCATCCGGCGGGCACGGCCACCGGCTGGTCGGGGCGGGTGTGGCACCGGCTCGGCGCGGAGCTGCCGGCCGACCCCGCGCTCGCCCTGCGCTGGCGGTACACGACGGACACGCTGTACGTCGGCCGGGGCGTCTACGTCGACGCCCTGCGGGTGGTCTCGGGCAGGCGCGTCGTCTTCGACGAGAGCCGCCCCGCCGACGCCGCGCGCATCACACCGGCGGGCTGGGTGGCCTCCCGGGACTGA
- a CDS encoding acyl-CoA synthetase, with protein sequence MTPGHGSTVDGVLRRSARRTPARRAVDYRERSWTYAELDEAVSRAATVLLGEGLAPGDRVGAYGHNSDAYLIGFLACARAGLVHVPVNQNLTGDDLAYIVGQSGSALVLTDPDLAGRLPDGVRTLPLRDADDSLLARLDTAPPYDGDEPRGDTLVQLLYTSGTTALPKGAMMTHRALVHEYLSAITALDLSAGDLPVHALPLYHSAQMHVFLLPYLAIGATNTILDAPDPGQLFDLIEAGRADSLFAPPTVWIGLSNRPDFADRDLSGLRKAYYGASIMPVPVLERLRERLPKLAFYNCFGQSEIGPLATVLAPDEHKGRMDSCGRPVLFVDARVVDEDGKDVPDGTPGEVVYRSPQLCDGYWDKPEETADAFRDGWFHSGDLAVRDADGYFTVVDRVKDVINSGGVLVASRQVEDALYTHEQVAEVAVIGLPDERWIEAVTAVVVRRGDVSEAELVAHAREKLPHFKAPKRVLFVDELPRNASGKILKRELRDRWGS encoded by the coding sequence ATGACGCCTGGACACGGCAGTACGGTGGACGGGGTGCTGCGGCGCAGTGCCCGGCGGACTCCGGCGCGACGCGCGGTCGACTACCGCGAGCGCTCCTGGACGTACGCGGAACTCGACGAGGCCGTCTCCCGCGCGGCGACCGTGCTGCTCGGCGAGGGGCTGGCCCCCGGCGACCGGGTCGGCGCCTACGGGCACAACTCGGACGCCTACCTCATCGGTTTCCTCGCCTGCGCCCGCGCCGGCCTCGTGCACGTGCCGGTGAACCAGAACCTGACCGGCGACGACCTCGCCTACATCGTCGGGCAGTCGGGCAGCGCCCTTGTGCTGACCGACCCCGACCTCGCCGGGCGACTGCCCGACGGCGTACGGACCCTGCCGCTGCGCGACGCCGACGACTCGCTCCTCGCCCGCCTGGACACCGCCCCGCCGTACGACGGGGACGAGCCGCGCGGGGACACGCTCGTGCAGCTGCTCTACACCTCGGGCACCACCGCGCTGCCCAAGGGCGCGATGATGACGCACCGGGCCCTCGTCCACGAGTACCTGAGCGCGATCACCGCCCTCGACCTGAGCGCCGGGGACCTCCCCGTCCACGCGCTGCCGCTGTACCACTCGGCGCAGATGCACGTGTTCCTGCTGCCGTACCTCGCGATCGGCGCGACGAACACCATCCTCGACGCGCCGGACCCCGGGCAGCTCTTCGACCTGATCGAGGCGGGCCGCGCCGACAGCCTGTTCGCCCCGCCCACCGTGTGGATCGGCCTGTCCAACCGCCCCGACTTCGCCGACCGCGACCTGAGCGGACTGCGCAAGGCGTACTACGGCGCCTCGATCATGCCGGTGCCCGTCCTGGAGCGGCTGCGCGAGCGGCTGCCGAAGCTCGCCTTCTACAACTGCTTCGGGCAGAGCGAGATCGGCCCCCTCGCCACCGTCCTCGCCCCCGACGAGCACAAGGGCCGCATGGATTCCTGCGGACGTCCGGTCCTCTTCGTGGACGCACGGGTGGTCGACGAGGACGGCAAGGACGTACCGGACGGGACACCCGGTGAAGTCGTCTACCGTTCACCGCAGTTGTGCGACGGCTACTGGGACAAGCCCGAGGAGACGGCGGACGCGTTCCGTGACGGCTGGTTCCACTCGGGCGACCTCGCCGTGCGGGACGCCGACGGCTACTTCACCGTCGTGGACCGGGTGAAGGACGTCATCAACTCCGGTGGCGTACTGGTCGCCTCACGCCAGGTCGAGGACGCCCTCTACACCCACGAGCAGGTCGCCGAGGTCGCGGTGATCGGGCTCCCCGACGAGCGCTGGATCGAGGCCGTCACCGCGGTCGTCGTGCGGCGCGGCGACGTCTCCGAGGCCGAACTCGTCGCCCACGCGCGGGAGAAGCTCCCTCACTTCAAGGCGCCCAAGCGGGTCCTCTTCGTGGACGAACTGCCCCGCAACGCCAGCGGGAAGATCCTCAAGCGCGAACTGCGCGACCGCTGGGGGTCCTGA
- a CDS encoding NADP-dependent oxidoreductase encodes MNETALTVHQTARPHGFPTAGHFAFVASPFPAPAAGSALVENLYWSVDPYHREMMDDVPGGFALGVPLEGRSIGRVIASRTPLLTEGEIVFHRRGWRTHAVVTPEEVRRLPRFDGVPPTAYLSVLGGTGLTAYVGLTRIARLREGEDLFVSAAAGGVGTASGRFARLLGAGRLVGSAGSAAKAAHLMKEVGFDAAFDYHDGPAAVLLGEAAADGIDVFVDNVGGEQLAAAVGVLRTFGRVVRVGTISQYNTPDAPPPRFDYADIVEKSIRMEGFLVSNHLDLQEELYAFAVPHLQSGRLVPDETVVDGFEHIVEAFLGMLRGENTGKIIVRDRTQVPSPN; translated from the coding sequence ATGAACGAGACCGCGCTCACCGTGCACCAGACCGCCCGCCCCCACGGCTTTCCCACCGCCGGGCACTTCGCCTTCGTCGCGTCCCCGTTTCCGGCCCCCGCGGCCGGCAGCGCGCTCGTGGAGAACCTCTACTGGTCCGTCGACCCGTACCACCGCGAGATGATGGACGACGTGCCCGGCGGCTTCGCGCTCGGCGTACCGCTGGAGGGCCGCTCCATCGGACGGGTGATCGCCTCGCGCACTCCCCTGCTGACCGAGGGCGAGATCGTGTTCCACCGGCGGGGCTGGCGCACCCACGCGGTCGTCACCCCCGAGGAGGTCCGACGGCTGCCCCGCTTCGACGGGGTCCCGCCGACCGCGTACCTGAGCGTCCTCGGCGGCACCGGCCTGACCGCCTACGTGGGCCTGACCCGGATCGCGCGGCTGCGGGAAGGAGAGGACCTGTTCGTGTCGGCCGCCGCGGGCGGGGTCGGCACGGCGAGCGGACGGTTCGCCCGGCTGCTGGGCGCCGGACGGCTCGTGGGCAGCGCGGGCTCGGCCGCGAAGGCCGCCCACCTGATGAAGGAGGTGGGCTTCGACGCGGCCTTCGACTATCACGACGGGCCCGCGGCCGTCCTGCTCGGCGAGGCCGCGGCGGACGGCATCGACGTGTTCGTCGACAACGTCGGCGGCGAGCAACTGGCCGCTGCCGTGGGCGTGCTGCGCACGTTCGGGCGCGTCGTCCGCGTCGGCACGATCAGCCAGTACAACACCCCCGACGCGCCGCCCCCGCGCTTCGACTACGCGGACATCGTGGAGAAGAGCATCCGCATGGAGGGCTTCCTGGTCAGCAACCACCTGGATCTGCAGGAGGAGTTGTACGCGTTCGCGGTGCCGCATCTGCAGAGCGGCCGACTCGTTCCGGACGAGACGGTCGTCGACGGGTTCGAGCACATCGTGGAGGCGTTCCTGGGCATGCTGCGCGGGGAGAACACCGGCAAGATCATCGTGCGGGACCGCACGCAGGTCCCGTCCCCGAACTGA
- a CDS encoding NAD(P)H-dependent flavin oxidoreductase yields MQTELSKRLGIEHAIFGFTPFPAVAAAISRAGGLGVLGAVRYTAPDELERDLDWIEAHIDGRPYGLDVVMPAKKVEGVSEAEVEAMIPEGHRQYVKDTLAKYGVPELAEGEVSGWRITGWMEEVARGQLDVAFEHPIRLLANALGSPPADVIERAHAQGVLVAALAGSARHARKHAEAGIDIVVAQGYEAGGHTGEIASMVLTPEVVDAVDPLPVLAAGGIGSGQQVAAALSLGAQGVWLGSIWLTVTEADLHAPGVTRKLLAAGSGDTVRSRALTGKPARQLRTEWTDAWDDPNGPGTLPMPLQGLLVADAVSRIQKYEVEPLLGTPVGQIVGRMNSERAVQEVFDDLTRGFERAVDRINRIAGREDHA; encoded by the coding sequence ATGCAGACGGAGCTGAGCAAGAGACTGGGAATCGAGCACGCCATCTTCGGCTTCACGCCGTTCCCCGCCGTCGCCGCGGCCATCAGCCGCGCCGGCGGACTCGGCGTGCTCGGCGCGGTCCGCTACACCGCCCCGGACGAACTCGAACGCGACCTCGACTGGATCGAGGCGCACATCGACGGCAGGCCCTACGGACTCGACGTCGTCATGCCCGCGAAGAAGGTCGAGGGGGTCAGCGAGGCCGAGGTCGAGGCGATGATCCCCGAGGGACACCGCCAGTACGTCAAGGACACCCTCGCCAAGTACGGCGTGCCCGAACTCGCCGAAGGCGAGGTGTCCGGCTGGCGCATCACCGGGTGGATGGAAGAGGTCGCCCGGGGCCAGCTCGACGTCGCCTTCGAGCACCCCATCAGACTGCTGGCCAACGCGCTCGGCTCACCGCCCGCCGACGTCATCGAGCGGGCGCACGCCCAGGGAGTCCTCGTCGCGGCCCTCGCCGGCAGCGCCCGGCACGCCCGCAAGCACGCCGAGGCCGGCATCGACATCGTCGTCGCGCAGGGCTACGAGGCGGGCGGGCACACCGGGGAGATCGCCTCGATGGTGCTCACGCCCGAAGTCGTCGACGCCGTCGACCCGTTGCCCGTCCTCGCCGCCGGCGGCATCGGCAGCGGACAACAGGTGGCCGCCGCGCTCAGTCTCGGTGCCCAGGGTGTCTGGCTCGGCTCGATCTGGCTGACCGTCACCGAGGCCGACCTGCACGCGCCCGGCGTCACCCGCAAGCTCCTCGCTGCCGGATCCGGGGACACCGTGCGCTCGCGGGCCCTGACCGGAAAGCCGGCGCGCCAGCTGCGCACCGAATGGACCGACGCCTGGGACGACCCGAACGGCCCCGGCACGCTGCCCATGCCGCTCCAGGGACTCCTGGTCGCCGACGCGGTCTCGCGCATCCAGAAGTACGAGGTGGAGCCGCTGCTCGGCACACCGGTCGGGCAGATCGTCGGCCGCATGAACAGCGAACGCGCCGTCCAGGAGGTCTTCGACGACCTGACCCGCGGCTTCGAGCGCGCCGTGGACCGCATCAACCGCATCGCCGGCAGGGAGGACCACGCATGA